One window from the genome of Deinococcus sp. NW-56 encodes:
- a CDS encoding fumarylacetoacetate hydrolase family protein produces MRLVRIAHGGTPSWGELEGDTVHLTRGMAGERTGETVALSAATLLAPAEPSKIVCVGRNYVNHIKELGNDTGELPKEPGIFLKGPNALAAEGETVAYPEWTENFHFEGELALVIGRQARDLTPENALDSVAGYTCGLDLTARDRQKTDLQWFRAKAADRFCPLGPWLETDFDPADVRVMTRINGETRQDGRTSHMIFDVPTILTYLTRYVTLEPGDVVLTGTPEGVGPLSRGDTVEVEVEGIGVLTTRIG; encoded by the coding sequence ATGCGTCTGGTCCGAATCGCACACGGCGGCACCCCTTCCTGGGGCGAACTCGAAGGGGACACCGTGCACCTCACGCGCGGCATGGCGGGCGAGCGGACGGGGGAGACGGTGGCCCTCTCCGCCGCCACCCTGCTCGCCCCCGCCGAACCCAGCAAGATCGTCTGCGTGGGCCGCAACTACGTCAACCACATCAAGGAACTCGGCAACGACACGGGCGAACTGCCGAAGGAACCCGGCATCTTCCTGAAGGGGCCGAACGCGCTGGCCGCCGAGGGCGAGACGGTGGCCTACCCGGAGTGGACCGAGAACTTTCACTTCGAGGGTGAACTCGCTCTGGTGATCGGGCGGCAGGCACGGGACCTCACGCCGGAGAACGCGCTGGACTCCGTGGCCGGATATACCTGCGGCCTCGACCTCACCGCCCGCGACCGCCAGAAGACCGACCTGCAATGGTTCCGCGCCAAGGCGGCCGACCGCTTCTGCCCGCTGGGGCCGTGGCTGGAGACGGACTTTGACCCCGCCGACGTGCGTGTGATGACGCGGATCAATGGCGAAACGCGGCAGGACGGTCGAACGAGCCACATGATTTTCGACGTGCCCACCATCCTGACCTACCTCACCCGCTACGTGACCCTGGAACCCGGCGACGTGGTGCTCACCGGGACGCCGGAGGGCGTCGGCCCCCTCTCGCGCGGGGACACGGTGGAGGTCGAGGTGGAGGGCATCGGCGTGCTGACCACCCGCATCGGGTAG
- a CDS encoding ATP-dependent Clp protease ATP-binding subunit: MNRYDDRARLVFHYAREEGNRLGHAMVGPEHLLLGLMREGGTAATILTEFGASLDGLRRRVEEIIGRGEGNRLNDAPSITPRARRVMELASSEARNLGAQVTSTEHILLGIIREGDGVAFRILQELTKDVDTIRWRVLAQGEGGTSGKAAKPVATPFLDEYGRDLTQQAREGKLDPVIGRSEEIRRVTQILTRRTKNNPVLIGDPGVGKTAIVEGLALAIHEKRTPPNLHGVRLVSLDLSGVVAGTKYRGEFEERLRQIIEELRNAKVMAFIDELHTLVGAGGAEGTLDAANILKPALSRGEIQVIGATTTGEYHRYIEKDAALERRFQPVIVLEPSPAETLQILRGLRPRYEEHHGVQIPEQALELAVRIGERSLPGRNFPDKAIDLIDEAASRVRLNMSVGLPVAETEDGEPYVTREDIESVINSMGGVYSEESAAQLTDLETQLTDQVYGQPDAIKALSSALRRARVGLGGRTRVAASFLFVGPSGVGKTHLAKALARTLFGSERSLIRVDMSEFQESHSISKLIGSPPGYVGFEQGGRLTEAVRRQPFSVILLDEIEKAHPDVYNTFLQVLDDGRLTDGLGRTVDFRRTIIIMTSNTGFNVNPTVGFSPVTQDSNTPLRHIFTPEFLDRLDDVIRFRPLGEEELVRVAQQLLGEMREELASRELNVTFDPAIAAWLVGKLKARSPKHAVGSSRQLRTLVREELEDPLALELLGHAGEELRVVLGEDGIQFERGMTAPPQILA; the protein is encoded by the coding sequence ATGAACCGATACGACGACCGCGCCCGCCTCGTGTTCCACTACGCCCGCGAAGAGGGCAACCGCCTCGGGCACGCCATGGTCGGCCCCGAACACCTGCTGCTCGGCCTGATGCGCGAAGGCGGCACCGCCGCGACCATCCTGACCGAGTTCGGTGCCTCGCTCGACGGCCTGCGCCGCCGCGTCGAGGAAATCATCGGCCGGGGCGAGGGCAACCGCCTCAACGACGCCCCCTCCATCACCCCCCGTGCCCGCCGGGTGATGGAACTCGCCTCCTCGGAGGCCCGCAACCTCGGCGCCCAGGTGACCTCCACCGAGCACATCCTCCTCGGCATCATCCGCGAGGGGGACGGGGTGGCCTTCCGCATCCTGCAAGAACTCACCAAGGACGTGGACACCATTCGCTGGCGGGTCCTCGCGCAGGGCGAGGGCGGCACGTCCGGCAAGGCGGCCAAGCCCGTCGCCACCCCCTTCCTCGACGAGTACGGCCGCGACCTGACCCAGCAGGCCCGCGAGGGCAAGCTCGATCCCGTCATCGGCCGCTCGGAGGAGATCCGGCGCGTCACCCAGATCCTGACCCGGCGCACCAAGAACAACCCCGTCCTGATCGGCGACCCCGGCGTGGGCAAGACCGCCATCGTGGAGGGCCTCGCGCTCGCCATCCACGAGAAGCGCACGCCGCCCAACCTGCACGGCGTCCGCCTGGTCAGCCTCGACCTCTCGGGCGTCGTGGCCGGGACCAAATACCGCGGCGAGTTCGAGGAGCGGCTGCGGCAGATTATCGAGGAACTCCGCAACGCCAAGGTGATGGCCTTTATCGACGAGCTGCACACCCTGGTCGGGGCGGGCGGCGCGGAGGGCACCCTCGACGCGGCGAACATCCTCAAGCCCGCCCTCTCGCGCGGTGAGATTCAGGTCATCGGCGCGACGACCACGGGCGAGTACCACCGCTACATCGAGAAGGACGCCGCGCTGGAGCGCCGCTTCCAGCCCGTCATCGTGCTGGAACCCAGCCCCGCCGAAACCCTCCAGATTCTGCGCGGCCTGCGCCCCCGCTACGAGGAGCACCACGGGGTGCAAATTCCCGAGCAGGCGCTGGAACTCGCCGTCCGCATCGGCGAACGCTCGCTGCCGGGCCGGAACTTCCCCGACAAGGCGATCGACCTGATCGACGAGGCCGCCAGCCGCGTCCGCCTGAACATGAGCGTGGGCCTCCCGGTCGCGGAGACCGAAGACGGCGAGCCCTACGTCACCCGCGAGGACATCGAGAGCGTCATCAACTCGATGGGCGGCGTGTACTCCGAGGAGTCGGCCGCGCAGCTCACCGACCTCGAAACCCAGCTCACCGATCAGGTGTACGGCCAGCCCGACGCGATCAAGGCGCTTTCCAGCGCCCTGCGTCGCGCCCGCGTGGGCCTGGGTGGACGCACCCGTGTGGCGGCCAGCTTCCTGTTCGTCGGTCCCAGCGGGGTGGGCAAGACCCACCTCGCCAAGGCGCTCGCGCGGACGCTGTTCGGCTCCGAACGCAGCCTGATCCGGGTGGACATGAGCGAGTTTCAGGAGTCGCACTCCATCTCCAAGCTGATCGGCTCGCCTCCCGGCTACGTGGGCTTCGAGCAGGGCGGGCGCCTGACCGAGGCTGTGCGCCGCCAGCCCTTCAGCGTGATCCTGCTTGACGAGATCGAGAAGGCGCACCCGGACGTGTACAACACCTTCCTGCAGGTGCTGGACGACGGCCGCCTCACCGACGGCCTGGGCCGCACGGTGGACTTCCGCCGCACCATCATCATCATGACCAGCAACACGGGCTTCAACGTCAACCCGACGGTGGGCTTCAGCCCGGTCACGCAGGACTCCAACACGCCGCTGCGGCACATCTTCACGCCGGAATTCCTTGACCGCCTCGACGACGTGATTCGCTTCCGGCCGCTGGGCGAGGAGGAACTGGTGCGGGTGGCGCAGCAGCTTCTCGGCGAGATGCGCGAGGAACTCGCCAGCCGCGAGCTGAACGTGACCTTCGATCCGGCCATCGCCGCGTGGCTGGTGGGCAAGCTCAAGGCCCGCAGCCCCAAGCACGCGGTCGGAAGCAGCCGCCAGCTCCGCACCCTGGTCCGCGAGGAACTCGAAGACCCGCTGGCGCTGGAACTCCTCGGGCACGCGGGCGAGGAACTGCGCGTCGTGCTGGGCGAGGACGGCATCCAGTTCGAGCGCGGAATGACCGCGCCGCCGCAGATTCTGGCCTGA
- the radA gene encoding DNA repair protein RadA: MARVTTKYVCTSCGYQSAKPLGRCPNCQAWNSFEEEVPTVATGKARPGGAGGYGGVTGGKLTPLSGVGRREEPRTPTGIPELDRVLGGGLVAGGVTLIGGEPGIGKSTLLLQVADRLARQGQTVLYVAGEESLEQIRLRADRLGVTAEIQLTRDTRAEHVAALMAEHKPALCIVDSIQTVTVEGDGTPGGVAQVREGTALLTRAAKETGTATVLVGHVTKEGTVAGPKVMEHIVDTTVFLETVGAFRLLRSVKNRFGQAGELGVFEMRGEGLVAVENPSAAFLAERPVGVPGSVVAATIDGQRPMLLEVQALASKTPYPNARRVVVGLDPRRVDVVLAVLERRLELTLGGLDVYVNLAGGLKVPDPGLDLAVALAVYSAVVGRALPDNVAVFGEVGLAGEVRSTQGALRRAEEATRAGYRQLIVPPGLDGREGVRSVEEAVGLVWKSGA; this comes from the coding sequence GTGGCGAGAGTCACGACCAAGTACGTCTGCACCTCCTGCGGCTACCAGTCGGCCAAGCCTCTGGGCCGCTGCCCGAACTGTCAGGCCTGGAACTCCTTCGAGGAGGAGGTGCCCACGGTCGCCACCGGCAAGGCCCGGCCGGGCGGCGCGGGCGGCTACGGCGGCGTCACCGGCGGCAAGCTCACCCCACTGTCGGGCGTGGGGCGGCGCGAGGAACCCCGCACGCCCACGGGCATCCCCGAGCTCGACCGGGTGCTGGGGGGCGGACTGGTCGCGGGCGGCGTCACCCTGATCGGCGGCGAACCCGGCATCGGCAAGAGCACCCTGCTGCTGCAAGTGGCCGACCGCCTCGCCCGGCAGGGGCAAACGGTGCTCTACGTCGCGGGCGAGGAATCGCTGGAGCAGATTCGCCTGCGGGCCGACCGTCTGGGGGTCACCGCCGAGATTCAGCTCACCCGCGACACCCGCGCCGAGCACGTCGCCGCGCTGATGGCCGAGCACAAGCCTGCTCTGTGCATCGTGGACTCCATCCAGACCGTCACCGTGGAGGGCGACGGCACCCCCGGCGGCGTGGCGCAGGTGCGTGAGGGGACCGCCCTGCTCACCCGCGCCGCCAAGGAGACGGGCACCGCGACCGTCCTCGTGGGCCACGTCACCAAGGAGGGCACCGTCGCCGGACCGAAGGTGATGGAGCACATCGTGGACACCACCGTCTTTCTGGAGACGGTCGGGGCCTTCCGCCTCCTGCGGTCGGTGAAAAACCGCTTTGGGCAGGCCGGAGAACTCGGCGTCTTCGAGATGCGCGGCGAGGGGCTGGTCGCCGTCGAAAATCCCTCGGCGGCCTTTCTCGCCGAGCGGCCCGTCGGCGTACCCGGCAGCGTCGTGGCGGCGACCATCGACGGCCAGCGGCCCATGCTGCTGGAGGTGCAGGCCCTCGCCAGCAAGACGCCCTACCCCAATGCCCGCCGGGTGGTCGTGGGCCTCGATCCGCGCCGGGTGGACGTGGTCCTGGCGGTGCTGGAGCGGCGGCTGGAGCTGACGCTGGGTGGGCTGGACGTGTACGTGAACCTCGCGGGCGGCCTGAAGGTCCCCGACCCCGGCCTCGACCTCGCGGTCGCGCTCGCCGTGTACTCGGCGGTCGTGGGCCGGGCGCTGCCGGACAACGTGGCGGTCTTCGGGGAGGTCGGGCTGGCGGGTGAGGTCCGCTCGACCCAGGGCGCCCTGCGCCGCGCCGAGGAGGCGACCCGCGCGGGCTACCGCCAGCTCATCGTGCCGCCCGGCCTGGACGGGCGCGAGGGGGTCCGCAGCGTGGAGGAAGCGGTGGGGCTGGTGTGGAAATCGGGCGCCTGA
- a CDS encoding MazG family protein: MQELLTTLRRLRAPDGCPWDREQTHESLRPYLLEEAAEAVDAVSEGPDALAAELGDVLLQVAFHSVIAEEAGTFDYADVERGIVDKLVRRHPHVFGNVQVADAEEVVTNWQAIKAAERGGQPRRAADRVPAALGALARETQAQKLAGDARGERGEVRGTLDRAPDSAEGVAEVLAATVAWARSLGVDAEVALREHTQARLLALPDSEEG; encoded by the coding sequence ATGCAAGAGCTGCTGACCACCCTGCGCCGCCTGCGTGCCCCGGACGGTTGCCCCTGGGACCGCGAGCAGACCCACGAGTCCCTGCGCCCCTACCTGCTGGAGGAGGCGGCCGAAGCTGTGGACGCCGTGTCCGAAGGTCCGGACGCCCTCGCCGCCGAGTTGGGAGACGTGCTGCTGCAAGTCGCCTTTCATTCGGTCATAGCGGAGGAGGCTGGCACCTTCGACTACGCGGACGTGGAGCGCGGGATTGTAGACAAGCTGGTGCGGCGGCATCCGCACGTGTTCGGGAACGTGCAGGTCGCGGACGCGGAGGAGGTCGTCACCAACTGGCAGGCGATCAAGGCGGCCGAGCGAGGAGGGCAGCCCCGCCGCGCCGCCGACCGGGTGCCCGCCGCGCTGGGGGCGCTGGCCCGCGAGACTCAGGCGCAGAAGCTGGCAGGGGACGCGAGGGGGGAACGCGGCGAGGTCCGGGGAACCCTGGACCGGGCACCCGACTCCGCCGAGGGGGTGGCCGAGGTGCTGGCCGCCACGGTCGCCTGGGCACGCTCGCTGGGGGTGGACGCGGAAGTCGCCCTGCGCGAGCACACCCAGGCGCGGCTGCTGGCCCTGCCCGACTCGGAGGAAGGATGA
- a CDS encoding acyl-CoA dehydrogenase family protein, with the protein MTNPATLQAMLAHLDLDALTRLGQKVDLPGLLSSVSQLNDGQLKQLARTLGGGGGRTADLPTPDGDFYGQLGRLTPEQREVRGQVRTFMTDQVRPIMNVYWNRDEFPRQLIPELRKLDLVRRVWNEDGTRKPDATLVEGLITLEACRVDVSTAVFFGVHAGLAFASIALGGSEEQKAEWLPKMLDLEAIGAFGLTEPEGGSQVSQGMRTTCRRDGDSWVLNGEKYWIGNSPFSDFTVVWARDEETNEVRGFIVRAGTGGYRVEKIEGKTALRIVENGHVFLEDCRVPEADRLQAVRGWRTTAEVLRLTRAGVAWQGVGCALGAYELALGYAQTREQFGKRIGEFQLIQNHLVHMLGNVTSMLALVLRLSDMADAGEMKDEHASLAKVVTAARCRETVALARETFGGNGILLQNGVAKHFADTEAIYSYEGTNEINTLVVGRAITGFSAFV; encoded by the coding sequence ATGACCAATCCAGCCACCCTCCAGGCGATGCTCGCGCACCTCGACCTCGACGCCCTGACTCGGCTGGGGCAGAAGGTGGACCTGCCGGGCCTGCTCTCCAGCGTGTCGCAGCTCAACGACGGCCAGCTCAAGCAGCTCGCCCGCACCCTGGGCGGCGGCGGGGGCCGCACCGCCGACCTGCCCACGCCCGACGGCGACTTCTACGGTCAGTTGGGCCGCCTGACCCCCGAGCAGCGGGAGGTCCGGGGGCAGGTCCGCACCTTCATGACCGATCAGGTGCGGCCCATCATGAACGTGTACTGGAACCGCGACGAGTTCCCCCGGCAGCTTATCCCCGAGCTGCGAAAGCTCGACCTCGTGCGCCGGGTCTGGAACGAGGACGGCACCCGCAAGCCCGACGCCACGCTCGTCGAGGGCCTGATCACCCTGGAAGCCTGCCGGGTGGACGTGTCGACCGCTGTATTTTTCGGGGTGCACGCGGGGCTGGCTTTCGCCTCTATCGCGCTGGGCGGCAGTGAGGAGCAGAAGGCCGAGTGGCTGCCCAAGATGCTCGACCTGGAAGCCATCGGCGCCTTCGGCCTGACCGAGCCGGAGGGCGGCTCGCAGGTCAGCCAGGGCATGCGGACGACCTGCCGCCGTGACGGAGACAGTTGGGTCCTGAACGGCGAGAAGTACTGGATCGGCAACTCGCCCTTCAGCGACTTCACGGTGGTCTGGGCGCGGGACGAGGAGACGAACGAGGTGCGCGGGTTCATCGTGCGGGCGGGGACTGGGGGCTACCGGGTCGAGAAGATCGAGGGCAAGACGGCGCTGCGGATCGTGGAAAATGGGCACGTCTTCCTTGAGGACTGCCGGGTGCCCGAGGCTGACCGCCTGCAAGCGGTGCGCGGCTGGCGCACGACCGCCGAGGTGCTGCGGCTCACGCGGGCGGGCGTGGCGTGGCAGGGAGTGGGCTGTGCACTGGGCGCCTACGAGCTGGCGCTGGGGTACGCGCAGACCCGCGAGCAGTTCGGCAAGCGCATCGGGGAGTTCCAGCTCATCCAGAACCACCTCGTCCACATGCTGGGCAACGTGACGAGCATGCTCGCGCTGGTCCTGCGGCTCTCGGACATGGCCGACGCGGGCGAGATGAAGGACGAGCACGCCTCGCTCGCCAAGGTGGTCACGGCGGCCCGCTGCCGTGAGACGGTCGCGCTGGCCCGCGAGACCTTCGGCGGCAACGGCATCCTGCTGCAAAACGGGGTCGCCAAGCACTTCGCGGACACGGAGGCGATCTACTCCTACGAGGGCACCAACGAGATCAACACGTTGGTGGTGGGCCGGGCGATCACGGGATTCAGCGCGTTCGTGTAA
- a CDS encoding WGxxGxxG family protein: MKKNVLKTLTLAAVLALPVTAYAQTDGSEGETTGTNAPAEATDSATDWGWLGLAGILGLAGLGGKRYTQTVVNTSNTTRR; encoded by the coding sequence ATGAAGAAGAACGTGCTCAAGACCCTGACCCTGGCGGCCGTGCTGGCCCTTCCCGTGACGGCATACGCCCAGACCGACGGCAGCGAAGGCGAAACCACCGGCACCAACGCTCCCGCCGAGGCCACCGACTCTGCCACCGACTGGGGCTGGCTGGGCCTCGCCGGAATCCTGGGCCTCGCCGGGCTGGGGGGCAAGCGCTACACCCAGACGGTCGTGAACACCAGCAACACGACCCGCCGCTAA
- a CDS encoding NUDIX hydrolase, whose translation MPSLAQLRELQSIAQAGLTYTRDPYDRERFARLLALTAELLAEGTGQTPGEVHGLLQIERGYLTPKVDVRAVVLNAAGEVLLTRERVDGLWSLPGGWADPGDSPREVAVREVREETGREVRAVRLLALLDKDKHAHPPGLWAVYKAFIACELLADVAAHPDNTETLESGWFAPSDLPPLSLGRNLPEQVRRMVTLWREPGLGVDVD comes from the coding sequence ATGCCTTCCCTCGCCCAGCTCCGCGAACTCCAGTCCATCGCCCAGGCCGGGCTGACCTACACGCGCGACCCCTACGACCGCGAACGCTTTGCGCGGCTGCTCGCCCTCACCGCTGAATTGCTGGCCGAAGGCACCGGACAGACGCCGGGGGAGGTTCACGGACTGCTCCAGATTGAGCGCGGCTACCTCACCCCCAAGGTGGACGTGCGGGCCGTCGTGCTGAACGCGGCGGGCGAGGTGCTGCTCACGCGTGAGCGGGTGGACGGCCTCTGGAGCCTGCCGGGTGGCTGGGCCGACCCCGGCGACAGCCCCCGCGAGGTCGCCGTGCGCGAGGTCCGCGAGGAAACGGGACGTGAGGTGCGGGCGGTGCGGCTCCTCGCCCTGCTCGACAAGGACAAGCACGCGCATCCGCCCGGTCTGTGGGCCGTCTACAAGGCTTTTATCGCCTGCGAGTTGCTAGCGGATGTGGCCGCGCACCCCGACAACACCGAGACCCTGGAGAGCGGCTGGTTCGCGCCGAGCGACCTCCCACCCCTGTCGCTGGGACGCAATCTGCCGGAGCAGGTGCGGCGGATGGTGACGCTGTGGCGGGAGCCGGGGCTGGGTGTGGACGTGGATTGA
- a CDS encoding aspartate aminotransferase family protein, whose translation MTSLPPAPLPPGFIRAGDVLDERLSAAQVRTLDQRYGNEELLYGLGLLDLAGPFYRVSPWEMEDEQGVRRINASGYAAVPFGDMPPVITSFLHEFLDRNRALSLPQQSSSPWRAALQTNLVGLLSRELPSHADSQVFFCSSGTEAIEGALKFAKAWRPKAKYYISFSSGYHGKTLGSLSLTPNPEYQDIFRPLVPGAVTSPYGDLEALKQLVTRLGPDKVVAVVVEPIQGEGGVNIPPPGFLRGVGELCQRYGIVCIADEIQTGLGRTGHWFESAAQGLDPDIVTLAKPLGGGMTAVGATIVRHEIYKKMLGGLSSKRHSNTFGGNALAMAVGLKSLEYLVEQDLPARSARLGEIGLARLKALQEEYPRLFENVRGQGLLLAMQFRPMVGVPLPGLLREIVFEATAILALRELHAAEVMANLSLSSKRTVRLTPALDMPEELFRTMLGRVGVFAGRNPASRHLLTNTPPAVTARLAKFAASKPKKRTESDG comes from the coding sequence GTGACTTCCCTTCCCCCCGCCCCACTCCCACCGGGCTTCATCCGCGCCGGGGACGTGCTCGATGAACGCCTGAGCGCCGCGCAGGTGCGGACGCTGGATCAGAGATACGGCAACGAGGAACTGCTCTACGGTCTGGGCCTGCTGGACCTCGCCGGGCCGTTCTACCGGGTCTCGCCCTGGGAGATGGAGGACGAGCAGGGCGTGCGGCGCATCAACGCGTCGGGCTACGCGGCGGTGCCCTTCGGGGATATGCCGCCCGTCATCACCAGCTTCCTGCACGAATTTCTGGACAGGAACCGGGCGCTGAGTCTGCCGCAGCAGTCCAGCTCGCCGTGGCGGGCGGCCCTCCAGACCAACCTGGTGGGGCTGCTCTCGCGCGAGCTGCCCTCGCACGCCGACTCGCAGGTCTTCTTCTGCTCCAGCGGCACCGAGGCCATCGAGGGGGCGTTGAAGTTCGCCAAGGCGTGGCGGCCCAAGGCCAAGTACTACATCTCCTTTTCCAGCGGCTATCACGGCAAGACGCTGGGGAGCCTCAGCCTCACGCCCAACCCGGAGTATCAGGACATTTTCCGGCCGCTGGTGCCGGGCGCGGTCACGAGTCCCTACGGCGACCTGGAGGCGCTGAAGCAGCTCGTGACGCGGCTGGGGCCGGACAAGGTGGTCGCGGTGGTGGTCGAGCCGATTCAGGGCGAGGGCGGCGTGAACATTCCCCCGCCGGGCTTCCTGCGCGGGGTGGGCGAGCTGTGCCAGAGGTACGGCATCGTCTGCATCGCGGACGAGATTCAGACGGGGCTGGGCCGCACCGGGCACTGGTTCGAGTCGGCGGCGCAGGGCCTCGACCCCGATATTGTGACCCTCGCCAAGCCGCTGGGCGGCGGCATGACGGCGGTGGGCGCGACCATCGTGCGGCACGAGATCTACAAGAAGATGCTGGGCGGCCTGAGCTCCAAGCGGCACTCCAACACCTTCGGCGGCAACGCGCTGGCGATGGCCGTGGGCCTCAAATCGCTGGAGTACCTCGTCGAACAGGACCTCCCCGCCCGCAGCGCCCGCCTCGGCGAGATAGGGCTGGCGCGGCTGAAGGCCTTGCAGGAGGAGTACCCCCGCCTCTTCGAGAACGTGCGCGGTCAGGGCCTGCTGCTGGCGATGCAGTTCCGGCCGATGGTGGGCGTGCCCCTGCCCGGCCTCCTCCGGGAGATCGTCTTCGAGGCGACCGCCATCCTCGCCCTGCGCGAGCTGCACGCGGCGGAGGTGATGGCAAACCTCAGTCTCAGCTCCAAGCGCACGGTGCGGCTGACCCCGGCGCTGGACATGCCGGAAGAGCTGTTCCGCACCATGCTGGGCCGGGTCGGGGTCTTCGCGGGCCGCAACCCCGCCTCGCGCCACCTGCTGACGAACACCCCCCCGGCGGTCACGGCGCGGCTGGCGAAGTTCGCGGCGAGCAAGCCGAAGAAGCGGACGGAGAGCGACGGGTAG
- a CDS encoding S41 family peptidase, whose amino-acid sequence MSHNPLPSRVLTLALSLSLGLAGASPATDLYGSATQALETRYFGWATADRADLTRRYADVLAERCAPQGDACDYATARAVLGDLLTELGDPHTNVRDPEGAERLREVSENRAVPRTGVRTARVVGGLLVVSVMPGSPADLAGVRKFDLFTRVNGEVPGKDAGGKNLPLGPNEFVTLERRAAPLPVTLRRAGVPDRDLTLETAPLQARDEPTLGWVNAEGAGRVAVIDFPSFLPQDSSELFLKRLTEAQTGGASALVVDLRYNGGGSLGECVAAASVFAPVIYQSRWEGGTSSYGGVRGQEVRPAVARAAAGNLNVWRGPTAVLVGPGTASCAEVFSHFARGAGAVVVGEATRGVGNSGVQFLPLPGGHLLSLTVLRAFDAAGQPLPAALTPDVAAPADLTALTTRGEDTTLSAALRRLAAAGGGP is encoded by the coding sequence GTGTCCCACAACCCGCTCCCCTCCCGCGTGCTGACGCTCGCGCTCTCGCTGTCCCTGGGGCTGGCGGGCGCGAGTCCGGCGACCGACCTGTACGGGTCGGCGACCCAGGCCCTGGAAACGCGCTACTTCGGCTGGGCAACCGCCGACCGCGCCGACCTCACCCGGCGCTATGCCGACGTGCTGGCCGAGCGCTGCGCTCCCCAGGGTGACGCCTGCGACTACGCCACCGCCCGCGCGGTGCTGGGGGACCTCCTGACCGAACTCGGCGACCCCCACACCAACGTCCGCGACCCGGAGGGGGCCGAGCGGCTGCGCGAGGTCAGCGAGAACCGCGCCGTGCCCCGGACGGGCGTGCGGACGGCGCGGGTGGTGGGTGGACTCCTGGTGGTTTCGGTGATGCCCGGCAGTCCCGCCGACCTCGCGGGCGTGCGCAAGTTTGACCTGTTCACCCGCGTCAATGGCGAGGTGCCCGGCAAGGACGCGGGGGGCAAGAACCTTCCCCTTGGCCCGAACGAGTTCGTCACCTTAGAGCGCCGCGCTGCCCCCCTCCCCGTGACCCTACGCCGCGCGGGGGTGCCCGACCGCGACCTCACCCTGGAGACGGCCCCGCTGCAAGCCCGCGACGAGCCGACCCTCGGCTGGGTGAACGCGGAGGGCGCGGGACGGGTCGCCGTCATCGACTTTCCCAGCTTTCTGCCGCAGGACAGCTCCGAACTGTTCCTGAAACGGCTCACCGAGGCGCAGACGGGCGGGGCCTCGGCGCTGGTCGTGGACCTGCGCTACAACGGCGGCGGCTCGCTGGGCGAGTGCGTGGCGGCGGCGAGCGTCTTCGCGCCCGTGATCTACCAGTCGCGCTGGGAGGGGGGCACCTCCAGCTACGGCGGCGTGCGCGGGCAGGAGGTGCGTCCGGCGGTGGCCCGTGCCGCGGCAGGCAACCTGAATGTGTGGCGCGGCCCGACGGCGGTGCTGGTCGGGCCGGGCACGGCTTCCTGCGCCGAGGTCTTCTCGCACTTCGCGCGGGGGGCGGGGGCGGTCGTGGTCGGGGAAGCCACGCGCGGCGTCGGCAACAGCGGGGTGCAGTTCCTGCCGCTGCCGGGCGGGCACCTGCTCTCGCTGACCGTGCTGCGGGCCTTCGACGCGGCGGGGCAGCCCTTGCCCGCGGCCCTCACGCCCGACGTGGCGGCGCCCGCCGACCTCACCGCGCTCACCACGCGGGGCGAGGACACCACGCTGTCGGCGGCGCTGCGGCGGCTCGCGGCGGCGGGGGGCGGGCCGTGA
- a CDS encoding DUF2087 domain-containing protein encodes MTKSIAAFQDEHGRITGWPSDRRRAHQLAILDHLTGLFEPGRRYSEDEVSALLHDHSTLEDPSVLLTELVDGDYLATGGGDYWRADARPNG; translated from the coding sequence ATGACCAAAAGCATCGCCGCCTTTCAAGATGAACACGGCCGCATCACCGGCTGGCCCTCCGACCGCCGCCGGGCGCACCAGCTCGCCATCCTCGACCACCTCACCGGGCTGTTCGAGCCGGGCCGCCGCTACTCGGAGGACGAGGTCTCGGCGCTGCTGCACGACCACAGCACGCTGGAAGACCCCTCCGTGCTGCTGACCGAGCTGGTGGACGGGGACTATCTTGCCACCGGGGGCGGCGACTACTGGCGGGCGGACGCCAGGCCCAACGGGTAG